From Myotis daubentonii chromosome 7, mMyoDau2.1, whole genome shotgun sequence, a single genomic window includes:
- the TMEM37 gene encoding voltage-dependent calcium channel gamma-like subunit isoform X3 → MVLSSVSICDGHWLLAGDRLFGLWHFCTSSNQTGPHCLRDLSRARVPGLAEGMVLARSTGALAVVAAIFGLELLMVSQVCEDLHSRRKWALGCVLLLVSFVLSSAGLLSFVILLRNQVTLTGFTLMFWCQFTASFLLFLNAISGLHANSISHPWGQLREF, encoded by the coding sequence ATGGTCCTCTCCTCCGTCTCCATCTGTGACGGTCACTGGCTCCTGGCTGGGGACCGCCTCTTCGGGCTATGGCACTTCTGCACCAGCTCCAACCAGACTGGGCCACACTGCCTCAGAGACCTGAGCCGGGCCCGCgtgccagggctggctgagggcaTGGTCCTGGCCCGCAGCACGGGCGCCTTGGCCGTGGTGGCCGCCATTTTTGGCCTGGAGCTCCTCATGGTGTCTCAGGTGTGCGAGGACCTCCACTCACGGCGCAAGTGGGCCCTGGGCTGCGTCCTGCTCCTCGTCTCGTTTGTCCTCTCCTCTGCGGGGCTCCTGAGCTTTGTGATCCTCCTCAGGAACCAGGTCACGCTCACCGGCTTCACCCTCATGTTCTGGTGCCAGTTCactgcctccttcctcctcttcctgaaCGCCATCAGCGGCCTTCACGCCAACAGCATCAGCCATCCCTGGGGCCAGCTGAGGGAATTTTAG
- the TMEM37 gene encoding voltage-dependent calcium channel gamma-like subunit isoform X2, whose amino-acid sequence MTAIAVQAQRLLGQRRPRRSFFESFIRTLIIVCAALAMVLSSVSICDGHWLLAGDRLFGLWHFCTSSNQTGPHCLRDLSRARVPGLAEGMVLARSTGALAVVAAIFGLELLMVSQVCEDLHSRRKWALGCVLLLVSFVLSSAGLLSFVILLRNQVTLTGFTLMFWCQFTASFLLFLNAISGLHANSISHPWGQLREF is encoded by the coding sequence GCCCAGAGGCTGCTGGGCCAACGGAGGCCCCGCCGGTCCTTCTTTGAATCCTTCATCCGGACCCTCATCATCGTGTGTGCTGCGCTGGCCATGGTCCTCTCCTCCGTCTCCATCTGTGACGGTCACTGGCTCCTGGCTGGGGACCGCCTCTTCGGGCTATGGCACTTCTGCACCAGCTCCAACCAGACTGGGCCACACTGCCTCAGAGACCTGAGCCGGGCCCGCgtgccagggctggctgagggcaTGGTCCTGGCCCGCAGCACGGGCGCCTTGGCCGTGGTGGCCGCCATTTTTGGCCTGGAGCTCCTCATGGTGTCTCAGGTGTGCGAGGACCTCCACTCACGGCGCAAGTGGGCCCTGGGCTGCGTCCTGCTCCTCGTCTCGTTTGTCCTCTCCTCTGCGGGGCTCCTGAGCTTTGTGATCCTCCTCAGGAACCAGGTCACGCTCACCGGCTTCACCCTCATGTTCTGGTGCCAGTTCactgcctccttcctcctcttcctgaaCGCCATCAGCGGCCTTCACGCCAACAGCATCAGCCATCCCTGGGGCCAGCTGAGGGAATTTTAG
- the TMEM37 gene encoding voltage-dependent calcium channel gamma-like subunit isoform X1: MKIIEEKSGNPSGLAQRLLGQRRPRRSFFESFIRTLIIVCAALAMVLSSVSICDGHWLLAGDRLFGLWHFCTSSNQTGPHCLRDLSRARVPGLAEGMVLARSTGALAVVAAIFGLELLMVSQVCEDLHSRRKWALGCVLLLVSFVLSSAGLLSFVILLRNQVTLTGFTLMFWCQFTASFLLFLNAISGLHANSISHPWGQLREF; this comes from the exons ATGAAGATCATTGAAGAAAAGTCAGGGAACCCTTCGGGCCTG GCCCAGAGGCTGCTGGGCCAACGGAGGCCCCGCCGGTCCTTCTTTGAATCCTTCATCCGGACCCTCATCATCGTGTGTGCTGCGCTGGCCATGGTCCTCTCCTCCGTCTCCATCTGTGACGGTCACTGGCTCCTGGCTGGGGACCGCCTCTTCGGGCTATGGCACTTCTGCACCAGCTCCAACCAGACTGGGCCACACTGCCTCAGAGACCTGAGCCGGGCCCGCgtgccagggctggctgagggcaTGGTCCTGGCCCGCAGCACGGGCGCCTTGGCCGTGGTGGCCGCCATTTTTGGCCTGGAGCTCCTCATGGTGTCTCAGGTGTGCGAGGACCTCCACTCACGGCGCAAGTGGGCCCTGGGCTGCGTCCTGCTCCTCGTCTCGTTTGTCCTCTCCTCTGCGGGGCTCCTGAGCTTTGTGATCCTCCTCAGGAACCAGGTCACGCTCACCGGCTTCACCCTCATGTTCTGGTGCCAGTTCactgcctccttcctcctcttcctgaaCGCCATCAGCGGCCTTCACGCCAACAGCATCAGCCATCCCTGGGGCCAGCTGAGGGAATTTTAG